One Curtobacterium sp. BH-2-1-1 genomic region harbors:
- a CDS encoding error-prone DNA polymerase: protein MGYSNPPIPWSQFERALSDKRSPGSTHDGDGGDSPAWSRKREPYAPTTPPVADDTNVPVVPYAELHAHSTFSFLDGASGPEQLFEEAARLHLHGLALTDHDGFYGAARMAEVAEAYPTVATVYGTELSLGLTEPQNGVPDPEGTHLLLLADGQDGYHRLAGAVTRAHLAAGAEKGRPRYDLDDLAARSDGHWRVLTGCRKGAVRQALERGGESAAEDALRALLDRFGTAGVVVELTDHGDPMDTARNDALAALAAKHALPTVATGNVHYATPDRFPVATALAAVRARRSLDEIDGWLPAAPTAHLRSGAEMTRRFARYPGAIEHSVELADELGFRLKTVKPGLPDIDVPDGHTTMSWLRELTWRGARRFYPGSADGVDPQKRERIERELSVIEDKDFPGYFLIVRDMVQYARERGILCQGRGSAANSAVCYLLEITAVDSIRYGLPFERFLSAMRDEEPDIDVDFDSDRREEVIQYVYEKYGRFNAAQVANVITYRPKGAVRDMAKALGHSPGQQDAWSKQVERWGSVTESQDHDIPDTVVDMAQQVLGFPRHLGIHSGGMVLTDRPVGEVVPIEHARMDGRTVLQWDKDDCAYMGLVKFDMLGLGMLAALQYSFDLADEHCGERWDMHSIPKEEQGVYDQLCRADTIGVFQVESRAQMGTLPRLLPRRFYDLVIEVALVRPGPIQGGAVHPYIRRRTGEEPITYIHPSLEPVLERTLGVPLFQEQLMQMAIAVGGCSGDDADLLRRAMGSKRGHEKIDRLREKLYAGMAANDIHGEDADAIYAKIQAFANFGFAESHSISFALIVYASAWMRLHYPGAFLAALLRAQPMGFYSPQTLVADARRHGVTVLRPDILRSGVDATLEPLHDDAADDDADGGPGGAAHVHATGHDDCLAEEQPPVLPFDKATPDDTARHRRDGAFAVRLGLAEVSSLGRKSAEKIVAERDAHGPFTDMSDLARRVGLTTAQLEALAAADAFASIGVDRRGGMWSAAQAAAERPDQLPDTQVTVQPPLFGQMTSGDVLIADMWSTGMTTDDHPVRYVRDGLVARGVLSVQDTATAETGRRVEVGGIVTHRQRPATASGITFMNVEDETGLVNVICSVGVWGRYRRVAREAPAVIVRGILERSPDGVVNLVADRIEHLSLSVRTRSRDFQ, encoded by the coding sequence ATGGGGTACAGCAACCCGCCGATCCCGTGGTCCCAGTTCGAACGTGCGCTGTCCGACAAGCGGAGCCCCGGCAGCACGCACGACGGCGACGGCGGGGACAGCCCCGCGTGGTCCCGCAAGCGCGAGCCCTACGCGCCGACGACCCCGCCGGTGGCCGACGACACGAACGTGCCGGTCGTGCCGTACGCCGAGCTGCACGCGCACTCGACGTTCAGCTTCCTCGACGGCGCGAGCGGCCCGGAACAGCTCTTCGAAGAGGCCGCTCGGTTGCACCTGCACGGGCTCGCCCTCACCGACCACGACGGTTTCTACGGTGCCGCGCGCATGGCCGAGGTGGCCGAGGCCTACCCGACCGTCGCCACGGTGTACGGCACCGAGCTGTCCCTCGGGCTGACCGAACCGCAGAACGGCGTACCCGACCCCGAGGGCACGCACCTGCTCCTGCTGGCGGACGGGCAGGACGGGTACCACCGGCTCGCCGGTGCCGTCACCCGGGCGCACCTGGCCGCCGGCGCCGAGAAGGGACGACCCCGGTACGACCTCGACGACCTCGCAGCACGATCGGACGGGCACTGGCGCGTCCTGACCGGGTGCCGCAAGGGGGCCGTCCGGCAGGCGCTCGAGCGCGGGGGCGAGTCCGCGGCCGAGGACGCCCTGCGCGCCCTGCTCGACCGGTTCGGCACGGCGGGGGTCGTCGTCGAGCTCACCGACCACGGCGACCCGATGGACACCGCGCGGAACGACGCCCTGGCCGCCCTCGCCGCGAAGCACGCGCTGCCCACGGTGGCCACGGGCAACGTGCACTACGCCACCCCGGACCGCTTCCCGGTGGCGACGGCGCTCGCCGCGGTCCGGGCCCGCCGCAGTCTCGACGAGATCGACGGCTGGCTGCCGGCCGCACCGACGGCCCACCTCCGCTCGGGGGCCGAGATGACCCGGCGGTTCGCCCGCTACCCCGGGGCGATCGAGCACAGCGTCGAACTCGCCGACGAGCTCGGGTTCCGGCTGAAGACGGTCAAGCCCGGGTTGCCCGACATCGACGTCCCCGACGGGCACACCACGATGTCCTGGCTGCGGGAACTCACCTGGCGCGGCGCCCGCCGGTTCTACCCCGGCAGCGCCGACGGTGTCGACCCGCAGAAGCGCGAGCGCATCGAACGCGAGCTGTCGGTGATCGAGGACAAGGACTTCCCCGGCTACTTCCTCATCGTGCGGGACATGGTGCAGTACGCCCGGGAGCGCGGCATCCTCTGCCAGGGCCGCGGCTCGGCGGCGAACTCGGCGGTCTGCTACCTGCTCGAGATCACCGCGGTCGACTCGATCCGCTACGGGCTGCCGTTCGAACGCTTCCTGTCGGCCATGCGCGACGAGGAACCCGACATCGACGTCGACTTCGACTCCGACCGACGTGAAGAGGTCATCCAGTACGTCTACGAGAAGTACGGCCGGTTCAACGCCGCACAGGTCGCGAACGTCATCACCTACCGGCCGAAGGGCGCCGTGCGGGACATGGCGAAGGCGCTCGGCCACAGCCCCGGGCAGCAGGACGCCTGGTCGAAGCAGGTCGAACGCTGGGGCTCGGTGACCGAGAGCCAAGACCACGACATCCCGGACACCGTGGTCGACATGGCGCAGCAGGTGCTCGGGTTCCCCCGGCACCTCGGCATCCACTCCGGCGGCATGGTCCTCACCGACCGGCCCGTGGGCGAGGTCGTACCGATCGAGCACGCCCGCATGGACGGCCGGACGGTGCTGCAGTGGGACAAGGACGACTGCGCCTACATGGGCCTCGTGAAGTTCGACATGCTCGGGCTCGGCATGCTCGCCGCGCTGCAGTACTCGTTCGACCTCGCCGACGAGCACTGCGGGGAGCGGTGGGACATGCACTCCATCCCGAAGGAGGAACAGGGCGTCTACGACCAGCTGTGCCGCGCGGACACCATCGGGGTGTTCCAAGTGGAGTCCCGAGCGCAGATGGGGACGCTGCCCCGACTGCTGCCGCGGCGCTTCTACGACCTCGTGATCGAGGTCGCCCTGGTGCGCCCCGGGCCGATCCAGGGCGGCGCGGTCCACCCGTACATCCGGCGGCGCACGGGCGAAGAGCCGATCACGTACATCCACCCGTCGCTCGAACCCGTGCTCGAGCGGACCCTCGGCGTCCCGCTCTTCCAGGAACAACTGATGCAGATGGCGATCGCGGTGGGCGGGTGCTCGGGGGACGACGCCGACCTGCTCCGGCGTGCGATGGGGTCGAAGCGCGGGCACGAGAAGATCGACCGGCTCCGCGAGAAGCTCTACGCCGGGATGGCCGCGAACGACATCCACGGCGAGGACGCCGACGCCATCTACGCCAAGATCCAGGCGTTCGCGAACTTCGGCTTCGCGGAGAGCCACTCCATCAGCTTCGCGCTCATCGTCTACGCGAGCGCGTGGATGCGGCTGCACTACCCCGGCGCCTTCCTCGCGGCGCTGCTCCGTGCGCAGCCGATGGGGTTCTACTCACCCCAGACCCTGGTGGCCGACGCCCGACGGCACGGGGTCACCGTCCTGCGACCGGACATCCTGCGCTCCGGCGTGGACGCCACGTTGGAGCCGCTGCACGACGACGCCGCCGACGACGACGCCGACGGTGGTCCAGGAGGCGCGGCGCACGTCCACGCGACGGGTCACGACGACTGCCTGGCCGAGGAACAACCCCCGGTGCTGCCGTTCGACAAGGCCACGCCCGACGACACGGCGCGGCACCGGCGGGACGGCGCCTTCGCGGTCCGCCTCGGATTGGCCGAGGTCTCCTCGCTCGGCCGGAAGAGCGCCGAGAAGATCGTCGCCGAGCGGGATGCCCACGGTCCCTTCACCGACATGTCCGACCTCGCTCGCCGTGTCGGGCTGACCACGGCGCAGCTCGAGGCGCTCGCCGCCGCCGACGCCTTCGCGTCGATCGGGGTCGACCGGCGCGGTGGGATGTGGTCGGCAGCACAGGCCGCGGCCGAGCGTCCCGACCAGCTGCCCGACACCCAGGTGACGGTGCAGCCGCCGCTGTTCGGGCAGATGACCAGCGGTGACGTCCTCATCGCGGACATGTGGTCGACGGGGATGACGACGGACGACCATCCCGTGCGGTACGTCCGTGACGGCCTCGTGGCCCGCGGGGTGCTCAGCGTCCAGGACACCGCGACGGCCGAGACCGGACGGCGGGTCGAGGTCGGAGGGATCGTGACGCACCGGCAGCGTCCGGCGACGGCGTCCGGCATCACGTTCATGAACGTCGAGGACGAGACCGGGTTGGTGAACGTGATCTGCAGCGTCGGGGTGTGGGGGCGGTACCGACGGGTCGCGCGCGAGGCGCCGGCCGTGATCGTGCGGGGGATCCTCGAGCGGTCGCCGGACGGGGTCGTGAACCTGGTGGCCGACCGGATCGAACACCTGTCCCTGTCGGTCCGCACCCGGTCGAGGGATTTCCAGTGA